ATTTTGAGACCCCCCAGAGATGGTCACATGGCTTTCATCAAGTCACCGGACAATATATCTATTGAACTGTTACAAAAAGGCGATCCTCTACCACCCCAAGAACCCTGGGCCAGCATGGAAAACGTCGGTACATGGTAAGTTTTTTAACGTGTAGCAGCTAGCTTAATTTAAGGACAGCCTTTTTTTCGGTAACTGCCACGTTTTAAAGAAAGAATCAACCAACAAAAAACAATTCAAATCTCTGAATCCATACTTAAAACAATTAAGATCTAGTCGTGTGTCTCTGGAATTCCTGAATATTCATTATTTTACAAAGTACATTATATAGTGTACTTTAATAAATAGTGTACTTATGAATATATTTGCAGACAAAGCTAGTTTGGTTCTTAGACATCTTCTCCGATACCCAGAGAAGCCTTGGGTTATTTCTGAGATTGTGGAAAGTCTTGGGTTAAGCCAGGGTTTGGTTGCCAAAGTGATCCTGGAGCTAAGACAGCAAGGGTTTCTTAAAGGTGAAGCTCGGGGGCCTAAAGCTTCTTCCAAACTTCGTCACGCCGAAGAACTTCTTGATCAGTGGACCAAACAGTACCAATTTAACAAAAATCATACGATGGCTTTTTATAGTTCTGACAAAAATATTTTAAAAATCCTTAAAAATACTTTGAGCCCATCAAAATCTGTTTCTTATGCCCTCACCTTACATACCGGTGCAAACTTCATGACCCACTATGTTCGTGATCAAAATGTGTATGCCTATTTACCTGCAGAGAATTTTGATAATCAAGTTGAAGAGCTACGAAAACAGCTTAACCTCCTTGAACTTAAACAAGGCGGGAATGTTTTTTTCATTAAACCTTGGTATAGAAATTCTATCTTTTACAATGCACAAAAAATTAAAGGTTATTCAGTTGTGTCAAATTTACAGCTTTACTTAGACTTATTTAATTATCCCGACCGAGGAAATGAACAAGCTTTGCAACTTAAACGCGTCTTAAAAGAAAAAGGAGTGCCACTTGCCTGATGCTTCTTTTCTTCTTTTGCTTCAAACCCTGAAAGATTTAAAACCATTCTTATCTCATTTGGTTTTGGTGGGTGGATGGGTACCCTATATTTATTCCCAATATGTTTGGAAGCTGAGTCATATACCTAGAGGTACAGCGGACATCGATTTTGGATTAAAAGACATTACCTACAAAGGAAAAAGTACCATTGCTCATAAACTGAAGCAAAAGCAATATGGAGAACATCACATAAATATGGGTAAACTACGTCCATATATTCCAGTTGCAAAACACGGGGATGAACGAGCCGATGTTGAATTCATTACATCTGCTAATCCCGAAACATTTAAAAGCTTGGTTGGCAAAGATATCAAAATCAACCAAATCGAAAATTTTGATCTCCTCCTTGAAAAGCCTTTACGAATGCCCATAGAGGGCTTGAATATCCAGATCCCTCGCCCGTCTATATTTATTTTCCATAAACTGCTTACATTTGTCGAGCGTCAAGGCCAGTTTAAACGAGAGAAAGACCTTTATTATGCTTATTTCATGTTGCTATTTCATTCGGACAATGAACAAGTCAGCCAAGAAATTAAACAGCTCATTCTGAAAAAGCCGCAGGGAAAAACGGTAGAGAAGAATATTAAAAACTATTTTGATGACGAATTTGACCAAGGGCCTCGTATTATTGGGCAACAAATCAAGGCTACTTCCATTCAAACCTTTGTTAAAGACGTCCAGCAAGATTCTTTTGAGCGCTTGCGAAAGCTTTTACCTTAATCTAAAAACTTATCTAATCATGGGACACACTGTGTATTCTTAATAAAAACGAGTTACCTAAATTAGTACACAGTGTGTCCCTGGATTGGCTCAATTCCCTAAAGTAACCGGGTACTTTTTTCCACTAACACAATTTATTCGGTAGCTGTCCCTGGAACTGCCAAGCCAAGAACCCTGGGCGAGCATGGAAAATTCCGGATCATGGTAAACGTTTGATCATCGTTTTTTACAATGGAATTTGGTGCCAGGCGTATTTTTGCAATATACCACATTACAAAAATACGCCTGGCACCTAGACTATTTAGAATTATTTGCTAGCCAATTATCGAGTCGCTGGCTTTCACTGGTCTTAAAGGTGTAATCTTCACCTCTCAAAAAATCCCGCAAAAAGTCTTCGTCGCAAGCTTCTAAATCTCCGGTTGAAGCTGAAAAAACGTAGGTTTGATCCTTTAACTTAGTTTCACTAATAAGTTTAGCTAGAGGTTTAGTATGTAATGATCCTGTCCAAATAAGCAAAGATTTGTTTGGGTAGTCTAGAGCCAACTTTTGTATGTTTGAAAAAATAAAATGTTCCCTCATCTCGAACTCCACTTTAATTGTCTCGTCGGATTTGCTACTCTTTTCATTGAACAAATTAACTGGATCCAAAAATTCTAACGTTGATGTAAAATTAAGCGCTTTTAAAGCCGGAATATTGTTACTCTCTAAGTTATACTTAGCCTCAGAAGCATTTTTAATGTGAGTTGTATAAAAAGAAGTTACCACCTTTTCATTCAATGTTTTTAGTTCCTCGAAATAAGTAAGTGCATAGGCTTTAAATTCGTTTGCATCTGTGAGTTCATATATTTTTTCAATGAACTCCATATCCTCTGATCGCGGACTTTGTGGGCTACTTTTTAATCGCTCTATGAGGTCCGAAGAAATAACTCTAAATTCATCTGTTGAGTCATTATTTAAAATTTTTTCTACAATATTGACGATTTCGGGATGGTTTGGACTTTTTGTAAGAAATGTTGATGCAAAGTCCCAAATACGAAATAAATCAATTCGGCTATAGAACGGGCTCGAAATTTGTTCTAAACCTAGATCAAGCTGGATTGACATATGCTTTAAATATAGAAGGTATTCAATTAAAATATGATCTTCGATATGACGAAGTGTTTCTGTTTCAGCCGAAAGGACTACGCCTTCAAACCCCAAAATAATTTCCGAATCCTTTTCATTCTTTGAGCTTGAGGAGTTATAGAAACTTTTTAGTTTATGATGCAGGTCTGGACAGCCTGCGGCAGAATGAATGCCCAAGCTTTGGTTTGTATGGCTGGTACCCCAAAGTACTATTTTTCTTTCAATTGTCTGAGCTTTGGTTTGGCTAAAAGGTTGCTCACATAACACAGCAATAAAAATATTACATAATACTATTAGCTTAAGTTGTTTCATTTTTCCCTTATTGTGATAATTTTATGCATGGGCTATCATGAACACCATGGTGTGTCAACCACCTACTCAGGATATTTTGACGCACTATTAGCACTACTTAAGACTTTAAAACTCCACTCCTATGTTTCTTAATCATGGGACACACTATGTATTCTTATAAGAACTATTTACTTAAACCAGGAATACACCCTATACTCCCCAAAATAACCGAGTACTTTTTTCACAAGAATTTTTTCATCTTCAGGAATTTCTTCCTTTTTAAAATCTCCATCAAATAGGAAAATACTATTTCTCACTTTTCCGCTAGACATCATTGCTGCAAAAGAAACCATACTAGATGTGCCGCCTGGATATATTTCAATAGATATCCTATCTCTCTTACTATCATTTAGTAACTTTTTTTGAACATAAGTTACTATATATTTTGATAAACTATCCTCCACATATATGTACAGTTTTTCTTTATCTTGATAAGTGTACCCTAAATGAAAAGAGCTTTCAGACGCAACCGCAGAGTTAATAATTTGAATTTTATTATCTAAACCTGGGTTAGATATCAACAGCTTAATTGCACAGTCAGGAAGACCTGTTGCAAAATATGGTGAGTGGGTTGATAATATTACCTGTAATTTTTTTTCTGTAATTTTTTTTAAAATATATTTTTGCAATTTTATTTGTGCACCAATATGTAACGATGTTTCTGGTTCATCTAATAAAATCAAAGCTCTATTTTTTGCATTTTCGATTGCGTAAATTAACCGAATAACGCTTGCCTCACCACTACCTGCAAATGCCTCTGAATATTTTTCATCATTTAAATCTTTGTTGATATAAATTGAAAAACCACCCAAATTATAAAAATCATGTTCTATATAAGTTATATCGGAATATTTAATATCGAGGATATCAGAAGCCACCTGCAACTCTTCTATAGAAAAATTATAATGTTCAGAAATTTTTTCTTTTCCATAGTAAGTTTTACTTTTAAGCTTCTTATCTAAAGCATTTTTTAATAACTTTGAACGTTTAAACAAATACCTTCTTTGCTTAGGGCGACTCCCACCTCCTTTTGAATCGAAATAAAATGCTCTGTCAAATGCACTAATTTCGGATCTAAAGTCTAAATATATTACTTTCTTTTTTATCGCATTCCACCTAGTTTTTGATCTTCCAGGGGGAATCGGATCACCTTCTTTTATTTCTTGTATAGGTTTCATACCGAAGTCAACCAATGGTCTAGTTGGCTCCCAATAACTGGAATCGATTAATTTATATTTTGGAGATTGTTTTTTTATCCTTGACTTTGCCACTTCCACTTCTTGACCAGCTTCATCACTAATATATTTATACCAATATACAGATCTTTGTTTGATTAAATCTACATAAGACTCAAACCAATACTCTCCAGTTGAGTTACCCTCTGGACAACCATATAACGCGTGAAGAATTGAACTTTTATTTGTTCCATTTTTGCCAATTAATAAAGTTAAAGGAAATTCAAATATTAATTCCGATTCAGGAACTAAGTTTTTATAAGAACAAAATTTAATAAATGAAATATAGGGATTATACTCTTTGCCTTTTTGGAACCTATTTTTTATTTCTTCAATTTCATCAAAAGAATTCATAAAAACCTATTAAATAATAAAACATTCTGAAATTCTTTCCGCCATCCTAGGAGGCACTGCATTTCCAACTTGCCTAGCACACGATGTAATACTTCCAGAAAAAATAAAATTATCAGGAAAAGTTTGTAGCCTCGCAGCTTCGCGGACACTAATAGCCCTGTTTTGTTCTGGATGTCCAAATCGTCCATTAGAGTAGCTCGTACACTTAGTTGTTAAAGTAGCTGCTAATGCATCCCATTTCATTCTTCCATATACATCTGTATGACCAGAGTAATTTTTATGACAACCATTTTTTAAATGCTCTGGCCAATCTCTTCTATCTCCACCTTCTGGAGTTAATATAATTCTTTGAATATTTTCTTTTGATAATTTAGAAGATACATGATTTGGTATTTGTTCATGTGTTTCTCCCGCTTCAATTGGAGGCAAATCTTGAATGAACTCGCGTGTAGTATATTGCCTATGTTTATAATGATTCACTATTGTTTGAAGCGATCTGAGCCTATAAGGTTTTAAACACCCAATAAGAATAAATCTCTTTCTTTTTTGAGGAACACCTAACTCTGATGCATAAATATTACCTATTTCAAATTTATATCCAAGTTCTTCTAACTGAAAAGTAAATTTTTTAAATATACCATTTGACCTACTTATATTCTGTATCCCTGGAACGTTTTCAAGAAAAATATACTCCGGCTTCCAAAAAGAAATAAATCTCAGGAACTCCAGTAGAAGTGACTTTCTACTATCATTTTTTTGAGTATGTTTTTTTTGATTACTGAAAGGTTGGCAAGGCGCACAACCGCTAAAAAGCAGTGGCCCCGTTGACCTCTCAATAATAATTTTAAGCTCTTCTTCTTTAAAATTTCTAATATTTTCTTGAATAAATATAGCTTTGGGAAAATTATTTTTATATGTTTGAGCTGAATCTCTATCAAAATCAAGAGCACCAATTATTTTAAAGCCGACATTTTCAAAGCCTAAACTTGTTCCCCCGCATCCACTAAAAAAATCAACTACGTTCAACATATATTTAATAAATAATAGCCCATACCACATTTTATGTAAACGTTAGTTTTCCATCAACAGATCCTTTTTTGTTGCCGACCGCAAAGGGTGAAAAAATAAAAATTCTGGGGACAGTCGACTAAACTACTACTGCTGCTATACTTGTTAGCGGGAGCTGGATTTGGCCGATGCCTTTGGCATCGGCATAAGTTACACTAGATCTTTGCTGCGCCTACGGCTTGCTCATCACAAGTGTAGCTTTAAACCAACGAAAGGCTTATTTTAATAACTAAAAACTTTTCTGAAATTTTGGTTTTGGTAGTTAGTAGTAGCTAAATTTGAACCCAGTCAAAACCGGGTGAATGGTTTGGGCTTGGCCCAAACCCAGCCCGCACATGCACATTCATCCAGTTGGAAGCCCATGCATAAAGACCTTCGGCCATGTTGCCGTTAGGCAATATAAAAAAACAGAGAGCCCGAAGGGCGAATAACCGTAATTTGCATGATTGATTTTATGGAAAATGATCGGAATTGGTAGCGGGAGCCGGATTTGAACCGACGACCTTCGGGTTATGAGTACGTTTCTCTAATCTTGCCATACTCTATGTACTTGAATAGATTATACTTTTCATCTTGTCAAGCTGACCATTCTTGTATAATTTGACTCATGAGTGACGCGATAATGACGCAAAAAATGAACTGAAAAACATGAAAAGTAAACCCAATTAATAAGACATAAGTTGATAGAGATGAGTATTTTAAGCTGGAACCAAATCAGAGCCAACGCTGCACAATTTTCAGATTCTTGGAAAGACGCGCACTATGAAAAAGGTGACACACAAACCTTTTATAATGAGTTTTTTGAGGTGTTCGGGCACCGCCGACGCAATGTTGCC
This sequence is a window from Oligoflexia bacterium. Protein-coding genes within it:
- a CDS encoding type IV toxin-antitoxin system AbiEi family antitoxin — translated: MNIFADKASLVLRHLLRYPEKPWVISEIVESLGLSQGLVAKVILELRQQGFLKGEARGPKASSKLRHAEELLDQWTKQYQFNKNHTMAFYSSDKNILKILKNTLSPSKSVSYALTLHTGANFMTHYVRDQNVYAYLPAENFDNQVEELRKQLNLLELKQGGNVFFIKPWYRNSIFYNAQKIKGYSVVSNLQLYLDLFNYPDRGNEQALQLKRVLKEKGVPLA
- a CDS encoding GSU2403 family nucleotidyltransferase fold protein, with amino-acid sequence MPDASFLLLLQTLKDLKPFLSHLVLVGGWVPYIYSQYVWKLSHIPRGTADIDFGLKDITYKGKSTIAHKLKQKQYGEHHINMGKLRPYIPVAKHGDERADVEFITSANPETFKSLVGKDIKINQIENFDLLLEKPLRMPIEGLNIQIPRPSIFIFHKLLTFVERQGQFKREKDLYYAYFMLLFHSDNEQVSQEIKQLILKKPQGKTVEKNIKNYFDDEFDQGPRIIGQQIKATSIQTFVKDVQQDSFERLRKLLP
- a CDS encoding AAA family ATPase; this translates as MNSFDEIEEIKNRFQKGKEYNPYISFIKFCSYKNLVPESELIFEFPLTLLIGKNGTNKSSILHALYGCPEGNSTGEYWFESYVDLIKQRSVYWYKYISDEAGQEVEVAKSRIKKQSPKYKLIDSSYWEPTRPLVDFGMKPIQEIKEGDPIPPGRSKTRWNAIKKKVIYLDFRSEISAFDRAFYFDSKGGGSRPKQRRYLFKRSKLLKNALDKKLKSKTYYGKEKISEHYNFSIEELQVASDILDIKYSDITYIEHDFYNLGGFSIYINKDLNDEKYSEAFAGSGEASVIRLIYAIENAKNRALILLDEPETSLHIGAQIKLQKYILKKITEKKLQVILSTHSPYFATGLPDCAIKLLISNPGLDNKIQIINSAVASESSFHLGYTYQDKEKLYIYVEDSLSKYIVTYVQKKLLNDSKRDRISIEIYPGGTSSMVSFAAMMSSGKVRNSIFLFDGDFKKEEIPEDEKILVKKVLGYFGEYRVYSWFK
- a CDS encoding DNA cytosine methyltransferase; protein product: MLNVVDFFSGCGGTSLGFENVGFKIIGALDFDRDSAQTYKNNFPKAIFIQENIRNFKEEELKIIIERSTGPLLFSGCAPCQPFSNQKKHTQKNDSRKSLLLEFLRFISFWKPEYIFLENVPGIQNISRSNGIFKKFTFQLEELGYKFEIGNIYASELGVPQKRKRFILIGCLKPYRLRSLQTIVNHYKHRQYTTREFIQDLPPIEAGETHEQIPNHVSSKLSKENIQRIILTPEGGDRRDWPEHLKNGCHKNYSGHTDVYGRMKWDALAATLTTKCTSYSNGRFGHPEQNRAISVREAARLQTFPDNFIFSGSITSCARQVGNAVPPRMAERISECFII